The following are encoded together in the Fundidesulfovibrio putealis DSM 16056 genome:
- the galE gene encoding UDP-glucose 4-epimerase GalE — MKGNILVTGGAGYIGSHTCKALKQAGYQPITFDNMVYGHEWAVKWGPLIKGDILDGEALDAVFKQYEPLAVLHFAAFAYVGESVTDPEKYYRNNVVGTLSLLSAMRRGKCKNIVFSSTCATYGVPTELPLREDHPQKPINPYGWTKLMMEQTLQDFDTAYGIRHAALRYFNAAGADPDCEIGEEHDPETHLIPLVIAATQGKRGHVEIYGTDYDTPDGTCIRDYIHVTDLAVAHIQALEYLQDKDESLIVNLGTGNGQTVREVIRAVEKVSGKTTPVKEGPRRPGDPPGLYAYADKAYSLLGWKPRYGDIETIVDTAWKWHEKNK; from the coding sequence ATGAAAGGCAACATCCTGGTGACGGGCGGCGCGGGCTACATCGGCTCGCACACCTGCAAGGCCCTCAAGCAGGCCGGATACCAGCCCATCACCTTCGACAACATGGTCTACGGCCACGAGTGGGCCGTGAAATGGGGACCGCTCATCAAGGGCGACATCCTGGACGGAGAGGCCCTGGACGCGGTGTTCAAGCAGTATGAGCCCCTGGCCGTGCTGCACTTCGCGGCCTTCGCCTACGTGGGCGAGTCCGTGACCGATCCGGAGAAGTACTACCGCAACAACGTGGTGGGGACGCTCTCGCTTCTGTCCGCCATGCGCCGGGGCAAGTGCAAGAACATCGTGTTCTCCAGCACCTGCGCCACCTACGGCGTTCCCACGGAGCTTCCGCTGCGCGAGGATCACCCGCAGAAGCCCATCAATCCTTACGGCTGGACCAAGCTCATGATGGAGCAGACCCTCCAGGACTTCGACACGGCCTACGGCATCCGCCACGCCGCGCTCAGGTACTTCAACGCCGCCGGGGCCGACCCCGACTGCGAGATCGGCGAAGAGCACGACCCCGAGACGCATCTGATCCCGCTGGTCATCGCGGCCACCCAGGGCAAGCGCGGCCATGTTGAGATCTATGGCACCGACTACGACACCCCGGACGGCACCTGCATCCGCGACTACATCCACGTGACCGATCTAGCCGTGGCCCACATCCAGGCCCTGGAGTACCTCCAGGACAAAGACGAAAGCCTGATCGTGAACCTGGGCACCGGCAACGGACAGACCGTGCGCGAGGTCATCCGGGCGGTTGAGAAGGTGTCCGGCAAGACGACGCCCGTGAAGGAAGGCCCGCGCCGCCCCGGCGACCCGCCGGGACTCTACGCCTACGCGGACAAGGCCTACTCGCTGCTTGGCTGGAAGCCCCGCTACGGCGACATCGAGACCATCGTGGACACTGCCTGGAAGTGGCACGAGAAGAACAAGTAG
- a CDS encoding glycosyltransferase family 39 protein, with protein sequence MSRLLVTLAVVVGACLRFYALGTPSMWWDEVLVPLTSRHSLEYILDFCRYCEIHPPLFYIITKGVLIFGESEFALRFLPALFGVASIYLAYIVVTKYAGQVAGSLASVMLAVDPFAVSVSRQVRPYTLVICLCFVSLYYLKNYLDDRRLRSAVQLALANCALIFLHYTSVLFVAAECAVVVVVSLAFRRPVMSKQNAVLALMTLVAVVGMSYFAVPYFQSHRGIVNSATHWDIVVSFSRNSVAALLGGFYFSPVPLVVAYSLGLFALLKRDVASFVVGLSVPLFTLVALLTMKYGSFFNPWHLSFLLPTYLVVLTSAFCWKVVSRKYQYVLGLLFLVFLYSGVSSLLVGKYDLRGTGGIVKEEVAVLRDPSFYGQVVYAEPSQLNVLSWHLSREKVYNAFSAPRVEPLKLFNIYFAADEKRFQEATVKDEDLHAVAGEVRRVHVVENTNLYSWNNLRPHGVAFTHLPFEDHVPMTISGFTRSVYSSTDLALMSNSLVPVFHGLPGSFESLILNDSGVVSPQVVTLIFQYSNRSRNSQITFEVWFDDEVEHHYKTSIGPDVQEDIAFVIDRNKYYSKIHVRVALSLNDISPAYAGGNQETLQFKSFDVYVREK encoded by the coding sequence ATGAGCCGTTTATTAGTTACCCTCGCTGTCGTTGTGGGGGCGTGTTTGCGTTTTTACGCACTTGGAACTCCTTCAATGTGGTGGGATGAGGTTCTTGTTCCGCTCACATCCCGGCATTCACTTGAGTACATTCTAGATTTTTGCCGTTATTGCGAAATACACCCTCCTTTGTTTTATATTATTACAAAAGGAGTGTTGATTTTTGGAGAGTCTGAGTTTGCTCTTCGATTCCTGCCTGCGCTCTTTGGCGTTGCTTCCATTTATTTGGCATACATTGTTGTAACAAAATATGCAGGGCAAGTTGCTGGATCGCTGGCATCTGTTATGCTCGCAGTCGATCCGTTTGCTGTTTCTGTTTCTCGTCAAGTCAGGCCGTATACATTGGTGATATGTTTGTGTTTTGTTAGCTTATATTACTTGAAGAATTATTTGGATGATAGAAGGCTGAGGAGTGCTGTTCAGCTTGCGCTCGCAAATTGTGCGTTAATATTTCTGCATTATACATCTGTGCTTTTTGTTGCAGCAGAATGCGCTGTGGTTGTTGTGGTGAGTCTGGCGTTTCGTCGGCCTGTAATGTCGAAGCAAAACGCCGTGCTTGCGTTGATGACGCTTGTCGCTGTCGTTGGTATGTCCTACTTTGCTGTCCCATATTTTCAGTCACACAGGGGGATCGTTAATTCGGCAACTCATTGGGATATTGTGGTGTCGTTTTCGAGAAACTCTGTTGCTGCCCTTCTTGGTGGTTTCTATTTTTCGCCCGTCCCTCTTGTCGTGGCGTATTCTCTGGGGTTGTTTGCTCTTCTAAAGCGGGATGTGGCTAGTTTTGTTGTGGGTTTGTCAGTTCCGTTATTCACACTGGTTGCTCTTTTGACTATGAAGTATGGGTCGTTCTTTAATCCATGGCACCTTAGTTTTTTGCTTCCGACATATTTGGTGGTCCTTACGTCGGCCTTTTGTTGGAAGGTTGTTTCACGAAAGTATCAATATGTACTTGGCTTGCTATTTTTAGTATTTCTGTACAGTGGGGTCTCTTCACTCTTGGTGGGGAAGTATGATTTGCGAGGTACAGGGGGAATTGTGAAGGAAGAGGTCGCTGTGTTGCGAGATCCTTCTTTTTATGGTCAAGTTGTTTACGCAGAACCGTCTCAGCTAAATGTTCTTTCTTGGCACTTGTCTCGTGAAAAAGTCTATAACGCCTTTTCTGCGCCAAGAGTGGAGCCGTTGAAGTTGTTCAATATATATTTCGCAGCTGATGAAAAGCGCTTCCAGGAGGCAACTGTTAAGGATGAAGATTTGCATGCTGTGGCGGGTGAAGTGCGCAGGGTGCATGTTGTCGAAAATACCAACCTTTATTCTTGGAATAACCTCCGCCCTCACGGAGTGGCTTTTACGCATCTTCCCTTTGAGGATCATGTGCCAATGACAATATCAGGGTTTACTCGTTCTGTTTATAGCAGTACTGATCTGGCTCTGATGTCCAATTCTCTTGTCCCGGTGTTTCACGGTTTGCCGGGTTCGTTTGAAAGCTTGATTTTGAATGATTCAGGGGTGGTTTCTCCACAGGTTGTAACTTTGATATTTCAATATTCTAATCGGAGCAGGAATAGTCAAATTACATTTGAGGTTTGGTTTGATGATGAAGTGGAGCATCACTATAAGACAAGTATTGGGCCTGATGTTCAAGAAGACATTGCATTTGTCATCGATAGGAACAAGTATTATAGTAAAATTCATGTCCGCGTTGCATTGAGTCTTAACGATATTTCACCTGCATATGCTGGTGGAAATCAGGAAACTTTGCAATTCAAGTCTTTCGATGTTTATGTTAGGGAAAAATAA
- a CDS encoding chemotaxis protein produces MSTDRKLALTEVGTNEVEIMCFYLDIPDGDAVHRAYYGINVAKVLKITRLPDQVMRPPGTTHSCVWGAFHFKDRDKVVPIVSLAGYLEQDLPDDHSTLKMIITEFNQVMTAFLVSGITRIYRLSWADVEQPDKHINEYSRNAFTGMVSLEGHIVFILDLEKIVIELNPQAGKDFFGVSTGVTSDRNINVLHVDDQALVRRMVKKALEQDEAFTVISADSGQAALDILRAKNQEAREQGLTICDMLDVVISDVEMPVMDGYTLCKNIKDDPALAPLQVYLFSSLITPETEHKGHSVKADGQFPKPQTEMMAREIMADLARKCIATR; encoded by the coding sequence ATGAGCACTGACCGCAAGCTGGCCCTCACCGAAGTCGGCACCAACGAAGTCGAGATCATGTGTTTCTATCTCGACATCCCGGACGGGGACGCCGTCCACCGGGCCTACTACGGCATAAACGTCGCCAAGGTTCTGAAGATCACCCGCCTGCCCGACCAGGTCATGCGCCCGCCCGGCACCACGCACTCCTGCGTGTGGGGGGCTTTCCACTTCAAGGACCGCGACAAGGTGGTGCCCATCGTGTCCCTGGCCGGATACCTGGAGCAGGACCTCCCTGACGATCACTCCACCCTGAAGATGATCATCACCGAATTCAACCAGGTGATGACAGCCTTCCTGGTCTCCGGCATCACCCGCATCTACCGCCTGAGCTGGGCCGACGTGGAGCAGCCCGACAAGCACATCAACGAGTACTCCCGCAACGCCTTCACCGGCATGGTGAGCCTGGAAGGACACATCGTGTTCATCCTGGATCTGGAGAAGATCGTCATCGAGCTGAACCCGCAGGCCGGGAAGGACTTCTTCGGGGTGTCCACGGGCGTCACGTCCGACCGCAACATCAACGTCCTGCACGTGGACGATCAGGCGCTGGTGCGGCGAATGGTGAAGAAAGCCCTGGAACAGGATGAGGCCTTCACGGTCATCTCGGCGGACAGCGGGCAGGCCGCACTGGACATCCTTCGGGCCAAGAACCAGGAGGCAAGGGAACAGGGGCTGACCATCTGCGACATGCTGGACGTGGTCATCTCCGACGTGGAGATGCCGGTGATGGACGGCTACACCCTGTGCAAGAACATCAAGGACGACCCGGCACTGGCGCCCTTGCAGGTGTATCTGTTCTCGTCGCTCATAACGCCCGAGACCGAGCACAAAGGGCACTCAGTGAAGGCCGACGGGCAGTTCCCCAAGCCCCAGACAGAAATGATGGCGCGCGAGATAATGGCCGATCTGGCCAGGAAGTGCATCGCCACGAGGTAG
- a CDS encoding late competence development ComFB family protein, whose product MKDELLLVKGVNLTNIRNKNEVRVARLMEKVLAAEGDPVTDPLDIQDVYALALNILPSRYRQAGTIVLSEPVKDTHIESAIRRAMRTVQERPSRPAD is encoded by the coding sequence ATGAAGGATGAGCTCCTGCTGGTGAAAGGCGTGAACCTGACCAATATCCGCAACAAGAATGAGGTACGGGTGGCCAGGCTGATGGAGAAGGTGCTGGCGGCGGAGGGCGATCCCGTGACGGACCCCCTGGACATCCAGGATGTCTACGCCCTGGCTCTGAACATCCTGCCGTCGCGCTATCGTCAGGCGGGAACCATCGTGCTGTCCGAGCCGGTCAAGGACACCCACATCGAATCGGCCATCCGCCGCGCCATGCGCACCGTGCAGGAGCGCCCCAGCCGCCCTGCCGATTAG
- the tssB gene encoding type VI secretion system contractile sheath small subunit yields MAQEASVAPKERVNIVYKPATGDAKEEIELPLKLLVLGDFVNRADDRTLENREPISVDKDNFDDVLKAQKVELNMTVANKVSGKEGEELGVHLGFNSLKDFEPDAIAAKVPELQKLMELREALKALKGPLANVPEFRKKVQDMVQDPGLRDRLLKELGLG; encoded by the coding sequence ATGGCTCAGGAAGCGTCCGTCGCCCCTAAGGAACGTGTGAACATCGTCTACAAGCCCGCCACCGGCGACGCCAAGGAAGAGATCGAACTTCCCTTGAAGCTCCTGGTGCTTGGCGATTTCGTCAATCGCGCCGATGACCGCACTCTGGAAAACCGCGAGCCTATAAGCGTCGACAAGGACAACTTCGACGACGTGCTCAAGGCCCAGAAGGTCGAACTGAACATGACCGTGGCCAACAAGGTCTCCGGCAAGGAAGGCGAGGAACTGGGCGTCCACCTGGGTTTCAACAGCCTGAAGGACTTCGAGCCGGACGCCATCGCGGCCAAGGTCCCCGAACTCCAGAAGCTCATGGAGTTGCGCGAGGCCCTGAAAGCCCTCAAGGGGCCGCTGGCCAACGTGCCGGAGTTCCGCAAGAAGGTTCAGGACATGGTGCAGGACCCCGGCCTTCGGGACCGCCTGCTGAAGGAACTCGGCCTGGGCTGA
- the tssC gene encoding type VI secretion system contractile sheath large subunit, with product MADEATQAQEAPAQAAAAAADASLLDDIVEATKLKPSDDAFSTTKQGLQAFLEELVKPERAGARISGALVDDMISQLDQKLSAQVNEILHNQDFRKMESAWRSLKYLVMHTDFRENVRLQFVNVSKEDLLSDFEDAPEVVKSGLYKQVYTAEYGQFGGQPFGAMIANYDFGPGPQDVKLLQYCASVATMAHAPFIAAAGPQMFGIEKWEDLPNLKDLQSIFEMPQYTKWNALRESEDARYLGLTLPRFLLRLPFGPDTAPAKSFTFKEDVSGGDDDFCWGNAAFAFASRLTDSFAKYRWCANIIGPQGGGAVEDLPLYQYEAMGEIQTKIPTQVLISERREFELAEQGFIALTMRKNSDNAAFFSANSVQKPKYFGISKEGKEAELNYKLSTQLPYMFIMNRLAHYIKVIQRENIGTWKERSDLEDELNKWISQYVTEMDNPAPSVRSRRPLRMAKIEVQDVPGDPGFYSVSLLARPHFKYMGASFTLSLVGKLDKK from the coding sequence ATGGCCGACGAAGCGACACAGGCCCAGGAAGCCCCGGCGCAAGCCGCTGCGGCTGCTGCCGACGCCTCGCTTTTGGACGATATCGTCGAGGCGACAAAGCTAAAACCCTCGGACGACGCCTTCTCAACCACCAAGCAGGGGCTCCAGGCCTTCCTGGAGGAGCTGGTCAAGCCCGAGCGCGCCGGTGCGCGCATCTCGGGCGCGCTGGTGGACGACATGATCTCCCAGCTGGACCAGAAGCTCTCCGCACAGGTCAACGAGATCCTGCACAATCAGGATTTTCGCAAGATGGAGTCCGCCTGGCGCTCGCTCAAGTATCTGGTGATGCACACCGATTTCCGCGAGAACGTGCGCCTCCAGTTCGTCAACGTCAGCAAGGAAGACCTGCTGAGCGACTTCGAGGACGCGCCCGAGGTGGTGAAGTCCGGCCTGTACAAGCAGGTCTACACGGCGGAATACGGCCAGTTCGGCGGCCAGCCCTTCGGCGCCATGATCGCCAACTACGATTTCGGCCCCGGACCCCAGGACGTGAAGCTGCTGCAATACTGCGCCTCGGTGGCCACCATGGCCCACGCGCCTTTCATCGCCGCAGCCGGGCCGCAGATGTTCGGCATCGAGAAGTGGGAGGACCTGCCCAACCTGAAGGACCTGCAATCCATCTTCGAGATGCCCCAGTACACCAAGTGGAACGCCCTGCGCGAGTCGGAAGACGCCCGCTACCTGGGGCTTACCCTGCCGCGCTTCCTGCTGCGCCTGCCGTTTGGCCCGGACACCGCGCCCGCCAAGAGCTTCACCTTCAAGGAAGACGTGTCCGGCGGCGACGACGACTTCTGCTGGGGTAACGCGGCCTTCGCCTTCGCCTCGCGCCTGACGGACTCCTTCGCCAAGTACCGCTGGTGCGCCAACATCATCGGCCCCCAGGGCGGCGGCGCGGTGGAAGACCTGCCCCTGTACCAGTACGAGGCCATGGGCGAGATACAGACCAAGATTCCCACCCAGGTGCTCATCAGCGAGCGCCGCGAGTTCGAGCTGGCCGAGCAGGGCTTCATCGCGCTCACCATGCGCAAGAACTCCGACAACGCGGCCTTCTTCTCCGCCAACTCCGTGCAGAAGCCCAAGTATTTCGGCATCTCCAAGGAAGGCAAGGAGGCCGAGCTCAACTACAAGCTCTCCACGCAGCTGCCCTACATGTTCATCATGAACCGCCTGGCGCACTACATCAAGGTGATCCAGCGCGAGAACATCGGCACCTGGAAGGAACGCTCGGACCTGGAAGACGAACTGAACAAGTGGATCAGCCAGTACGTCACCGAGATGGACAACCCCGCGCCCAGCGTGCGCTCCAGGCGTCCTCTGCGCATGGCCAAGATCGAGGTGCAGGACGTGCCCGGCGATCCCGGATTCTATTCCGTGTCGCTTTTGGCCAGGCCGCACTTCAAGTACATGGGCGCGTCGTTCACCTTGTCCCTGGTGGGCAAGCTGGACAAGAAATAA
- the tssD gene encoding type VI secretion system tube protein TssD, which produces MALTAYMKVTGKTQGQIKGDCDQSDSKKKDTMLAYQSNHYVEIPKDTHTGLPTGQRIHHPFTVTIHKNNGSPKLAQACCKGEQCTVEINYFRIKPDGKEENYYTVKMEDAIIVMFREYTPMTFLPDNKPFHDMEEVSFTYSKITWTYNDGNIEYTDDWKGA; this is translated from the coding sequence ATGGCTCTTACCGCGTACATGAAGGTCACGGGCAAGACTCAGGGGCAGATCAAGGGAGATTGCGACCAGTCCGACTCCAAGAAGAAGGACACCATGCTGGCGTACCAGTCCAACCACTATGTGGAGATCCCCAAGGATACCCACACCGGGTTGCCCACCGGCCAGCGCATCCATCATCCCTTCACCGTGACCATCCACAAGAACAACGGCTCTCCCAAGCTGGCCCAGGCCTGCTGCAAGGGCGAGCAATGCACCGTGGAGATCAACTACTTCCGCATCAAGCCCGACGGAAAGGAAGAGAACTACTACACGGTGAAGATGGAAGACGCCATCATCGTCATGTTCCGGGAATACACTCCCATGACCTTCCTGCCCGACAACAAGCCCTTCCACGATATGGAAGAGGTGAGCTTCACCTATTCGAAGATCACCTGGACCTACAACGACGGCAACATCGAATACACCGACGACTGGAAGGGCGCGTAA
- the tssE gene encoding type VI secretion system baseplate subunit TssE: MYQQRLLERIREVEKHPELRGNPDPEVVVASVMNHLRKILNTKQGTALIDDDFGVPDFTNLGSTFGQDTIPDIQHSIADVVRKYEPRLKGVAVTYIPQSDDVLQVAFKLEAVIQTESREVPVVFETIIDPDGKVSVKE, encoded by the coding sequence ATGTACCAGCAGCGCCTGCTCGAACGCATCCGCGAGGTGGAGAAGCACCCGGAACTGCGCGGCAACCCGGACCCCGAGGTCGTGGTGGCCTCGGTGATGAACCATCTGCGCAAGATCCTGAACACCAAGCAGGGCACCGCGCTCATCGACGACGATTTCGGCGTTCCCGACTTCACCAACCTGGGCTCCACCTTCGGCCAGGACACCATCCCGGACATCCAGCACTCCATCGCGGACGTGGTGCGTAAATACGAGCCGCGCTTAAAAGGCGTGGCCGTCACCTACATCCCCCAGAGCGACGACGTGCTCCAGGTGGCTTTCAAGCTCGAAGCCGTCATCCAGACCGAATCGCGCGAGGTGCCCGTGGTGTTCGAGACCATCATCGACCCCGACGGCAAGGTCAGCGTCAAGGAGTAG
- the tssF gene encoding type VI secretion system baseplate subunit TssF encodes MINRYYQRELANLRGLAAEFSKKHPALAPMLSGPSQDPDVERLLEGSAFLSGLMAQKLDDEFPEIIHGLMRLVFPHYLSPVPSMTILTYTPKRSLMEPLHVPPGTQASSIPVEGTNCTFTTCYGVELLPLVIGETTLLMTGGRATALRVTFELQGMQLSKWNSKSLRFHLAGDFGHAADRYLLLMRRTARITLRPKDGGSPVVLPRSSLVPVGFGADEAAIPYPSQSYPGYRILQEYFTLPEKFLFFDVKGLDTWQDRGPGQAFEMLFEFDGQVADPPSFNKDSLALFATPAINLFPHEADPILLDHRMPEYRVIPGGESSGHFQVYSVDKVIGFMQGAAGQREYFPFEMFNPMSEARPVYSLTHRQSALEERTELYLSVAYPKGSGDPQTETLSMSIRCTNATLPENLQIGDINKPTETSPVLADFSNIRPPTATRQPPIGKESLWRLLSHLYLNYLPLADTENLKALVKLYIFPETKDRAGVLAGIKRAEAVAEMNVQTTNRLVQGIMMRGQLIEMKLDPTGFASMGDMYLFGSVLDSFLAGYAAVNCFTRLGVEDVFKKERYEWPARIGERFLL; translated from the coding sequence GTGATCAACCGCTACTACCAGCGCGAACTGGCCAACCTGCGCGGCCTCGCGGCCGAGTTCTCCAAGAAGCACCCCGCGCTGGCCCCCATGCTCTCCGGCCCAAGCCAGGACCCGGACGTGGAGCGCCTGCTGGAAGGCTCGGCCTTCCTGTCGGGGCTCATGGCCCAGAAGCTGGACGACGAATTTCCCGAGATCATCCACGGTCTCATGCGGCTGGTGTTCCCGCACTACCTGAGCCCCGTGCCGTCCATGACCATCCTGACGTACACGCCCAAGCGCTCGCTCATGGAGCCCCTGCACGTCCCGCCCGGAACCCAGGCCTCGTCCATTCCGGTGGAGGGCACCAACTGCACTTTCACCACCTGCTACGGGGTGGAGCTTCTGCCGCTGGTGATCGGCGAGACCACGCTGCTCATGACCGGCGGGCGCGCCACGGCGCTGCGCGTCACCTTCGAGCTGCAAGGCATGCAGCTCTCCAAGTGGAACTCCAAGAGCCTGCGCTTCCATCTGGCCGGGGACTTCGGCCACGCCGCCGACCGCTACCTGCTGCTCATGCGCCGCACCGCGCGCATCACCCTGCGGCCCAAGGACGGCGGCTCGCCCGTGGTGCTGCCGCGCTCGAGCCTGGTTCCCGTGGGCTTCGGCGCGGACGAGGCGGCCATCCCGTACCCCAGCCAGTCCTATCCGGGCTATCGCATCCTTCAGGAATACTTCACGTTGCCGGAGAAGTTCCTGTTTTTTGACGTCAAGGGCCTGGACACATGGCAGGATCGCGGGCCGGGCCAAGCCTTCGAGATGCTCTTCGAGTTCGACGGCCAGGTGGCCGACCCACCCTCGTTCAACAAGGACAGCCTGGCGCTTTTCGCCACCCCGGCCATCAACCTGTTCCCGCACGAGGCCGACCCCATCCTGCTGGACCACCGCATGCCCGAATACCGGGTCATTCCGGGCGGGGAGTCCTCCGGGCACTTCCAGGTGTACTCGGTGGACAAGGTTATCGGGTTCATGCAGGGCGCGGCGGGGCAGCGCGAATACTTCCCCTTCGAGATGTTCAACCCCATGAGCGAGGCGCGCCCGGTCTATTCCCTGACCCACCGCCAGAGCGCCCTGGAGGAGCGCACGGAGCTGTATCTGTCCGTGGCCTACCCCAAGGGCTCGGGCGATCCGCAGACCGAGACGCTCTCCATGTCCATCCGCTGCACCAACGCCACGCTGCCGGAGAATCTCCAGATAGGCGACATCAACAAGCCCACCGAGACCTCTCCCGTGCTGGCGGATTTCTCCAACATCCGCCCGCCCACCGCCACGCGCCAGCCGCCCATCGGCAAGGAGAGCCTGTGGCGGCTTCTGTCGCACCTGTATCTCAACTATCTGCCCCTGGCCGACACCGAGAACCTGAAGGCCCTGGTGAAGCTGTACATCTTCCCGGAGACCAAAGACCGGGCCGGAGTGCTGGCGGGCATCAAGCGCGCCGAGGCCGTGGCCGAGATGAACGTGCAGACCACCAACCGGCTGGTGCAGGGCATCATGATGCGCGGCCAGCTGATCGAGATGAAGCTTGATCCCACAGGGTTCGCCAGCATGGGCGACATGTACCTGTTCGGCTCGGTGCTGGACAGCTTCCTGGCGGGCTACGCGGCAGTGAACTGCTTCACGCGCCTCGGCGTGGAGGACGTCTTCAAGAAGGAGCGCTACGAATGGCCGGCCAGGATCGGGGAACGCTTCCTCTTGTAA
- the tssG gene encoding type VI secretion system baseplate subunit TssG, with the protein MAGQDRGTLPLVIQGLADKPQVYSYFQAVRLLKLWTGKTGEAEAQGFYDDTLRVRPHLSLSFPGSDMTEILLDPADPELGGQAARVDITATFLGLYGTGSPLPTFYTEELLDERSDDKSVSRDFLDILGNRTFVHFYRAWAKYRLLVKAVDEEDRDYLDRLYCLLGLGHEELRSKLSRPSAALRYIGLFTQYPRSALGLKTMLADAVGQGSCVDVEQCVHRWVPIPEDQRNSLGGGGCTLGEDCWVGGLVEDRMGKIIVEFGGLEAAKFHELLPGRELNYHVESLIGMYLVEPVEHDLRLKLLPGQVQPARPGQPQWSRLGYDTWILSEGFTGEAEVTFPGLSGVPA; encoded by the coding sequence ATGGCCGGCCAGGATCGGGGAACGCTTCCTCTTGTAATCCAGGGGCTGGCCGACAAGCCCCAGGTCTACTCCTACTTCCAGGCCGTGCGCCTGCTGAAGCTCTGGACCGGCAAGACCGGCGAGGCCGAGGCCCAGGGCTTCTACGACGACACCCTGCGGGTGCGCCCGCACCTGTCCTTGTCCTTCCCCGGCTCGGACATGACCGAGATCCTGCTGGACCCCGCAGACCCGGAACTCGGGGGCCAGGCCGCGCGCGTGGACATCACTGCCACCTTCCTGGGGCTTTACGGCACCGGCTCGCCCCTGCCGACCTTCTATACCGAGGAGCTGCTGGACGAGCGCTCCGACGACAAGAGCGTCTCCCGCGACTTCCTGGATATCCTGGGCAACCGGACCTTCGTCCACTTCTACCGCGCCTGGGCCAAGTACCGCCTGCTGGTCAAGGCCGTGGACGAGGAGGACCGGGACTACCTGGACCGCCTCTATTGCCTTTTGGGCCTGGGGCACGAGGAACTGCGCTCCAAGCTGTCGCGCCCGTCGGCGGCGCTCCGCTACATCGGGCTGTTCACCCAGTACCCGCGCTCCGCCCTGGGGCTGAAAACCATGCTGGCCGACGCCGTGGGCCAGGGCAGCTGCGTGGACGTGGAGCAGTGCGTGCACCGCTGGGTGCCTATCCCGGAGGACCAGCGCAACTCCCTGGGAGGGGGCGGCTGCACCCTGGGCGAGGACTGCTGGGTCGGCGGGCTGGTGGAGGACCGCATGGGCAAGATCATCGTGGAGTTCGGCGGGCTGGAGGCGGCAAAGTTTCACGAACTGCTGCCGGGCCGGGAGCTCAACTACCACGTGGAGAGTCTGATCGGCATGTATCTGGTGGAACCCGTGGAGCACGACCTGCGCCTGAAGCTCCTGCCGGGGCAGGTGCAGCCCGCCCGTCCGGGGCAGCCGCAGTGGTCGCGCCTGGGTTACGACACCTGGATTCTCAGCGAGGGCTTCACCGGGGAGGCCGAAGTGACCTTCCCCGGCCTGAGCGGCGTTCCGGCCTGA